A portion of the Betta splendens chromosome 2, fBetSpl5.4, whole genome shotgun sequence genome contains these proteins:
- the LOC114851070 gene encoding mucin-2-like isoform X2, with the protein MTPTGLISFPWINNIQNISGSTALTLVDLRTRSDTGQANASPQTTIVPEVIIPSNCYIDFNLLSFDPDGDEVKCRYGDTALSECDPCTPPSLLTLSPSCTLSFSPTSSSDEGAYVVQMVMEDFPRQTITLTQTNGSQEVKTTSDSISTIPVQFILRVGSVVPSCVEGLYLPMFLPPTPVNGARLYAAVSENLEISINVKANLSIVSDLVFSGPYNMSQTVSGAGQFILTWTPSVNENGQSQAICFLVQADYNSVKYHSELRCVIVTVGARNSNTTTNYLSTKALTTITPANTFQTSTTNADLCPNTTLTTTIAVAIRQTFPSTTCVQESSVGTEGNTIIGPVMVTIPQSTSIRATVTQGTKTMPQNLTTSNTQMSQSTITIPLIVTIPQTITVDDGNTLQSTNVSSTQSGNSIYITTQSTIIIIEMQNISATTAATQSAVSTFSTTETGSTTSELVTTTTPQTTTTIITPTTTSTDSTTTPDFTTTQQTTTLTFSTTETGSTTSELVKSTTPQTTTTIITPTTTSKESTTTPDFTTTQQTTMSTFSTTETGSTSGLVTSTTPQTTTTIIASITTAATTSIDSTTTPDFTTTPQTTVSTFSTTETGSTTSDLVTSTTPQTTMTMITPITTTATISKENTTTPDLTTTQQTTTLTSSTTETESTTSGLVTSTTPQTTTTIITPITTTATTARESTTTPDFTTTQQTTTLTFSTTENGSTTSELVTSTTPQTTTTIIAPITTAATTSIDSTTSPDFTTTQQTTVSTFSTTETGSTTSELVTPTKTTIFTPTTTTATTTIATNSTNNTTTPPFMTTQEPTTLTLRTTETEGTTSGLVNSTTTQTTLTTITPTTTSADSTTTPDFTTTHQTTVSTSSTTEKISTSEFVTLTTPQTTTTIITPTTTSTDSTTTPDFTTTQQTTTLTFSTTETGSTTSELVKSTTPQTTTTIITPTTTSKESTTTSDFTTTQQTTMSTFSTTETGSTSGLVTSTTPQTTTTIIALITTAATTSINSITSPDFTTTQQTTVLTFSTTETGYTTSELVTPTTTTIFTPTTTTTTIATNSTDNTTTPPFMTTQEPTTLTLRTTEIEGTTSGLVNSNTTQTTLTTITPTTTSADSTTTPDFTTTHQTTVSTSSTTEKISTSEFVTSTTPQTTTTIITPTTTSTDSTTTLDLTTTQQPTTLTSSTTETGSTTSESVTSTTPQTTTTTISPTTTSTDSTTTPDFTTTQQTTMSTFSTPETGSTSGLVTSTTPQTTTTIIAPITTAATTYIDNTTTPDFTTTPQTTVSTFSTTETGSTTSDLVTSTTPQTTMTMITPITTIATISTENTTTPDLTTTQQTTTLTSSTTETESTTSGLVTSTTPQTTTTIITPITTTATTSRESTTTPDFTTTQQTTTLTFSTTENGSTTSELVTSTTPQTTTTIIAPITTAATTSIDSTTSPDFTTTQQTTVSTFSTTETGSTTSELLTPTTTTIFTPTTTTATTTIATNSTNNTTTPPFMITQEPTTLTLRTTETEGTTSGLVNSTTTQTTLTTITPTTSSADSTTIPDFTTTHQTTVSTSSTTEKISTTSEFVTSTTPQTTTTIITPTTTSTDSTTTLDLTTTQQPTTLTSSTTETGSTTSESVTSTTPQTTTTTIPPTTTSKESTTTPDFTTTQQTTMSIFSTPETGSTSGLVTSTTPQTTTTIIAPITTAATTSIDSTTTPDFTTTPQTTVSTFSTTETGSTTSDLVTSTTPQTTMTMITPITTTATISTESTTTPDLTTTQQTTTLTSSTTETGSTTSGLVTSTTPQTTTTIITPITTTATTSRESTTTPDFTTTQQTTTLTFSTTENGSTTSELVTSTTPQTTTTIIAPITTAATTSINSITSPDFTTTQQTTVLTFSTTETGNTTSELVTPTTTTMFTPTTTTTTTIATNSTDNTTTPPFMTTQEPTTLTLRTTEIEGTTSGLVNSNTTQTTLTTITPTTTSADSTTTPDFTTTHQTTVSTSSTTEKISTSEFVTSTTPQTTTTIITPTTTSTDSTTTLDLTTTQQPTTLTSSTTETGSTTSESVTSTTPQTTTTTISPTTTSTDSTTTPDFTTTQQTTMSTFSTPETGSTSGLVTSTTPQTITTIIAPITTAATTYIDNTTTPDFTTTQQTTVSTFSTTETGGTTSELVTLTTTTIFTPTTTTATTTTATTSTDSTTTPDFTTTQQTTMSTFSTPETGSTSGLVTSTTPQTITTIIAPITTAATTYIDNTTTPDFTTTQQTTVSTFSTTETEGTTSELVTLTTTTIFTPTTTTATTTTATTSTDSTTTPDFTTTQQTTMSTFSTPETGSTSGLVTSTTPQTTTTVIAPITTAATTSIDSTTTPDFTTTQQTTVSTFSTTETGSTTSELVTPTTTTIFTPTTTTTTATTFTDSTTIPLFTTTQEATTLTLSTTETGSTTPGLVTSTTSQTTTTTISPTTTSTDSTTTPDFTNTQQTTMSTSSTTETGSTSGLVTSTTPQSTITIFAPITTAATTSIDSTTSPDFTTTQQTTVSTFSTTETGSTTSGLVTPTTPRTTTTIFTPATTTATTTATTTATATTTATATETTSTDSTTSPPFMTKQEATTLTFSTTEIGSKTSGLVTSTTNTTTTTTYSTENPTNPSFSSLSPSTTGTSPTSTTLSPLVIISPSPCRGTSQTTTINFIITQIVPSTFCLPQANTTVQVNTPKPNSTTTNSSALTTPTLQSTILSTLIPVSSKSIPQSTTISQNNDSNTPTQNATSSSTTIAVPTTSPSSSTVQPTSTMTSSTTSDSNTDSNVVGLRAFISASSPLSDDSIRIIVEQQLKEELVRRGLPANITFLLISSVKVTTRVNSGG; encoded by the exons ATGACTCCAACAGG GTTGATCAGCTTCCCCTGGATAAACAATATCCAGAACATCTCAGGCTCTACAGCCTTGACTCTGGTGGACCTGAGGACGAGGTCTGACACTGGCCAAGCCAATGCATCACCCCAGACCACCATTGTGCCGGAAGTGAT CATTCCTTCGAACTGTTACATAGACTTCAACTTGCTGTCATTTGACCCTGATGGAGATGAGGTTAAATGCAGATATGGTGATACAGCACTGTCTGAGTGTGACCCCTGCACGCCACCGTCTCTTCTCACCCTTTCACCT TCTTGCACTTTGTCCTTCAGCCCCACCAGTAGCAGTGACGAGGGTGCATACGTCGTACAGATGGTGATGGAAGACTTTCCCCGACAGACTATAACACTGACTCAAACCAATGGCTCACAGGAGGTGAAGACCACCAGCGACAGTATCAGCACAATACCTGTCCAGTTTATTTTAAGGG TGGGTTCTGTGGTACCATCTTGCGTTGAGGGACTCTATCTGCCCATGTTTCTGCCTCCTACCCCAGTTAATGGAGCTCGGCTTTATGCTGCTGTCAGTGAGAACCTGGAAATCAGCATCAACGTAAAAGCGAACCTCTCCAT TGTTTCAGATCTAGTGTTCAGTGGACCTTACAACATGAGCCAGACTGTATCTGGAGCAGGCCAGTTTATCCTCACATGGACACCATCAGTCAATGAAAATGGACAAAGCCAAGCCATCTGCTTTCTAGTCCAGGCAGATTACAA TTCAGTCAAATATCATTCTGAGCTGCGATGTGTCATTGTGACTGTTGGAG CAAGAAACTCAAATACTACAACCAATTATCTATCAACTAAGGCATTAACTACCATCACTCCAGCAAATACATTCCAAACATCAACCACTAATGCTGATCTGTGTCCAAATACTACACTAACAACAACCATTGCAGTTGCTATTAGACAAACATTTCCGTCCACAACATGTGTACAGGAAAGCTCAGTTGGTACTGAAGGAAACACAATAATAGGTCCTGTGATGGTAACTATACCTCAGAGCACATCTATTAGGGCAACTGTTACACAAGGAACAAAGACTATGCCACAAAACCTAACAACATCAAATACACagatgtcacagagtaccatTACCATCCCTTTGATAGTGACTATACCACAAACAATAACGGTGGATGATGGAAATACATTACAGAGTACAAATGTTTCCTCTACACAATCAGGCAATAGCATTTATataacaacacaaagcacaatcATCATCATTGAAATGCAAAATATATCAGCCACCACGGCTGCAACACAATCGGCAGTGTCgacatttagcacaactgaaacaggaagtacaacaTCAGAATTGGTGACCACAACTACACCACAAACTACTACGACCATAATCACTCCAACAACAACCTCTACAGACAGCACAACAACTCCCGacttcacaacaacacaacagaccACAACATTgacatttagcacaactgaaacaggaagtacaacaTCAGAATTGGTAAAATCAACTACACCACAAActacaactaccataatcactcCAACAACAACCTCCAAAGAAAGCACAACAACTCCTGACTTCACAACTACACAACAGACCACCATGTCAACATTTAGCacgactgaaacaggaagtacatcAGGATTGGTGACATCCACTACACCACAAACTACAACAACCATAATCGCTtcaataacaacagcagcaacaacctcCATAGACAGCACAACAACTCCTGACTTCACGACTACACCACAAACCACAGTGTCgacatttagcacaactgaaacaggaagtacaacaTCAGATTTGGTGACATCAACTACACCACAAACTACTATGACCATGATCACTCCTATAACAACGACAGCAACCATctccaaagaaaacacaacaactccCGACTTAACAACTACACAACAGACCACAACATTAACTTCTAGCACAACTGAAACAGAAAGTACAACATCAGGATTGGTGACGTCAACTACACCACAAACTACAACAACCATAATCACtccaataacaacaacagcaacaactgccAGAGAAAGCACAACAACTCCCGACTTCACAACCACACAACAGACCACAACATTGACATTTAGCACAACAGAAAATGGAAGTACAACATCAGAATTAGTGACATCCACTACACCACAAACTACAACAACCATAATCGCTccaataacaacagcagcaacaacctcCATTGACAGCACAACATCTCCTGACTTcacgacaacacaacaaaccacagtgtcgacatttagcacaactgaaacaggaagtacaacaTCAGAATTGGTGACACCAACTAAAACAACCATATtcactccaacaacaacaacagcaacaacaacaatagcaacaaactccacaaacaacacaacaactccTCCCTTCATGACTACACAAGAACCCACAACGCTGACACTTAGGACAACTGAGACAGAAGGTACAACATCAGGATTGGTGAATTCAACTACAACACAAACTACATTGACTACAAtcacaccaacaacaacctccGCAGACAGCACAACAACTCCCGACTTCACAACTACACACCAGACCACAGTGTCGACATCTAGCACAACTGAAAAAATAAGTACATCAGAATTTGTGACATTAACTACACCACAAACTACAACGACTATTATCACTCCAACAACAACCTCTACAGACAGCACAACAACTCCCGacttcacaacaacacaacagaccACAACATTgacatttagcacaactgaaacaggaagtacaacaTCAGAATTGGTAAAATCAACTACACCACAAActacaactaccataatcactcCAACAACAACCTCCAAAGAAAGCACAACAACTTCTGACTTCACAACTACACAACAGACCACCATGTCAACATTTAGCacgactgaaacaggaagtacatcAGGATTGGTGACATCCACTACACCACAAACTACAACAACCATAATCGCTTtaataacaacagcagcaacaacctcCATAAACAGCATAACATCTCCTGACTTCACGACTACACAACAAACCACAGTGTTgacatttagcacaactgaaacAGGATATACAACATCAGAATTGGTGACACCAACTACAACAACCATATtcactccaacaacaacaacaacaacaatagcaacaaactccacagacaacacaacaactccTCCCTTCATGACTACACAAGAACCCACAACACTGACACTTAGGACAACTGAGATAGAAGGTACAACATCAGGATTGGTGAATTCAAATACAACACAAACTACATTGACTACAAtcacaccaacaacaacctccGCAGACAGCACAACAACTCCCGACTTCACAACTACACACCAGACCACAGTGTCGACATCTAGCACAACTGAAAAAATAAGTACATCAGAATTTGTGACATCAACTACACCACAAACTACAACGACTATTATCACTCCAACAACAACCTCCACTGACAGCACAACAACTCTTGACTTAACAACTACACAACAGCCCACAACATTAACTTCTAGcacaactgaaacaggaagtacaacaTCAGAATCGGTGACATCAACTACACCACAAACTACAACGACTACAATCAGTCCAACAACAACCTCCACAGACAGCACAACAACTCCTGACTTCACAACTACACAACAGACCACCATGTCAACATTTAGCAcgcctgaaacaggaagtacatcAGGATTGGTGACATCAACTACACCACAAACTACAACAACCATAATCGCTccaataacaacagcagcaacaacctacatagacaacacaacaactccTGACTTCACGACTACACCACAAACCACAGTGTCgacatttagcacaactgaaacaggaagtacaacaTCAGATTTGGTGACATCAACTACACCACAAACTACTATGACCATGATCACTCCTATAACAACGATAGCAACCATctccacagaaaacacaacaactccCGACTTAACAACTACACAACAGACCACAACATTAACTTCTAGCACAACTGAAACAGAAAGTACAACATCAGGATTGGTGACGTCAACTACACCACAAACTACAACAACCATAATCACtccaataacaacaacagcaacaacttccAGAGAAAGCACAACAACTCCCGACTTCACAACTACACAACAGACCACAACATTGACATTTAGCACAACAGAAAATGGAAGTACAACATCAGAATTAGTGACATCCACTACACCACAAACTACAACAACCATAATCGCTccaataacaacagcagcaacaacctcCATAGACAGCACAACATCTCCTGACTTcacgacaacacaacaaaccacagtgtcgacatttagcacaactgaaacaggaagtacaacaTCAGAATTGTTGACACCAACTACAACAACCATATtcactccaacaacaacaacagcaacaacaacaatagcaacaaactccacaaacaacacaacaactccTCCCTTCATGATTACACAAGAACCCACAACGCTGACACTTAGGACAACTGAGACAGAAGGTACAACATCAGGATTGGTGAATTCAACTACAACACAAACTACATTGACTACAATCACACCAACAACAAGCTCCGCAGACAGCACAACAATTCCCGACTTCACAACTACACACCAGACCACAGTGTCGACATCTAGCACAACTGAAAAAATAAGTACAACATCAGAATTTGTGACATCAACTACACCACAAACTACAACGACTATTATCACTCCAACAACAACCTCCACTGACAGCACAACAACTCTCGACTTAACAACTACACAACAGCCCACAACATTAACTTCTAGcacaactgaaacaggaagtacaacaTCAGAATCGGTGACATCAACTACACCTCAAACTACAACGACTACAATACCTCCAACAACAACCTCCAAAGAAAGCACAACAACTCCTGACTTCACAACTACACAACAGACCACCATGTCAATATTTAGCAcgcctgaaacaggaagtacatcAGGATTGGTGACATCCACTACACCACAAACTACAACAACCATAATCGCTccaataacaacagcagcaacaacctcCATAGACAGCACAACAACTCCTGACTTCACGACTACACCACAAACCACAGTGTCgacatttagcacaactgaaacaggaagtacaacaTCAGATTTGGTGACATCAACTACACCACAAACTACTATGACCATGATCACTCCTATAACAACGACAGCAACCATCTCCACAGAAAGCACAACAACTCCCGACTTAACAACTACACAACAGACCACAACATTAACTTCTAGcacaactgaaacaggaagtacaacaTCAGGATTGGTGACATCAACTACACCACAAACTACAACAACCATAATCACtccaataacaacaacagcaacaacttccAGAGAAAGCACAACAACTCCCGACTTCACAACCACACAACAGACCACAACATTGACATTTAGCACAACAGAAAATGGAAGTACAACATCAGAATTAGTGACATCCACTACACCACAAACTACAACAACCATAATCGCTccaataacaacagcagcaacaacctcCATAAACAGCATAACATCTCCTGACTTCACGACTACACAACAAACCACAGTGTTgacatttagcacaactgaaacaggaaatacaacATCAGAATTGGTGACACCAACTACAACGACCATGTtcactccaacaacaacaacaacaacaacaatagcaacaaactccacagacaacacaacaactccTCCCTTCATGACTACACAAGAACCCACAACACTGACACTTAGGACAACTGAGATAGAAGGTACAACATCAGGATTGGTGAATTCAAATACAACACAAACTACATTGACTACAAtcacaccaacaacaacctccGCAGACAGCACAACAACTCCCGACTTCACAACTACACACCAGACCACAGTGTCGACATCTAGCACAACTGAAAAAATAAGTACATCAGAATTTGTGACATCAACTACACCACAAACTACAACGACTATTATCACTCCAACAACAACCTCCACTGACAGCACAACAACTCTTGACTTAACAACTACACAACAGCCCACAACATTAACTTCTAGcacaactgaaacaggaagtacaacaTCAGAATCGGTGACATCAACTACACCACAAACTACAACGACTACAATCAGTCCAACAACAACCTCCACAGACAGCACAACAACTCCTGACTTCACAACTACACAACAGACCACCATGTCAACATTTAGCAcgcctgaaacaggaagtacatcAGGATTGGTGACATCAACTACACCACAAACTATAACAACCATAATCGCTccaataacaacagcagcaacaacctacatagacaacacaacaactccTGACTTCACGACTACACAACAAACCACTGTGTCgacatttagcacaactgaaacAGGAGGTACAACATCAGAATTGGTGACACTAACTACAACGACCATATtcactccaacaacaacaacagcaacaacaacaacagcaacaacctcCACAGACAGCACAACAACTCCTGACTTCACAACTACACAACAGACCACCATGTCAACATTTAGCAcgcctgaaacaggaagtacatcAGGATTGGTGACATCAACTACACCACAAACTATAACAACCATAATCGCTccaataacaacagcagcaacaacctacatagacaacacaacaactccTGACTTCACGACTACACAACAAACCACTGTGTCgacatttagcacaactgaaacAGAAGGTACAACATCAGAATTGGTGACACTAACTACAACGACCATATtcactccaacaacaacaacagcaacaacaacaacagcaacaacctcCACAGACAGCACAACAACTCCTGACTTCACAACTACACAACAGACCACCATGTCAACATTTAGCAcgcctgaaacaggaagtacatcAGGATTGGTGACATCCACTACACCTCAAACTACAACAACCGTAATCGCTccaataacaacagcagcaacaacctcCATAGACAGCACAACAACTCCTGACTTCACGACTACACAACAAACCACAGTGTCgacatttagcacaactgaaacaggaagtacaacaTCAGAATTGGTGACACCAACTACAACGACCATATtcactccaacaacaacaacaacaacagcaacaaccttCACAGACAGCACAACAATTCCTCTCTTCACGACTACACAAGAAGCCACAACACTGACACTTAGcacaactgaaacaggaagtacaacaCCAGGGTTGGTGACATCAACTACATCTCAAACTACAACGACTACAATCAGTCCAACAACCACCTCCACAGACAGCACAACAACTCCCGACTtcacaaatacacaacagaCCACCATGTCAACATCTAGCacgactgaaacaggaagtacatcAGGATTGGTGACATCCACTACACCACAAAGTACAATAACCATATTCGCTccaataacaacagcagcaacaacctcCATAGACAGCACAACATCTCCTGACTTCACGACTACACAACAAACCACAGTGTCgacatttagcacaactgaaacaggaagtacaacaTCAGGATTGGTGACACCAACTACACCACGAACTACAACGACCATATTCactccagcaacaacaacagcaacaacaacagcaacaacaacagcaacagcaaccacaacagcaacagcaacagaaacAACCTCCACAGACAGCACAACAAGTCCTCCTTTCATGACCAAACAAGAAGCCACAACATTgacatttagcacaactgaaatAGGAAGTAAAACATCAGGATTGGTGACATCCACTACtaacacaaccacaacaacaacttatTCCACGGAAAATCCAACTAATCCTTCTTTTTCGTCACTCAGCCCATCAACCACTGGTACATCACCCACTTCTACCACATTATCTCCTCTAGTAATTATATCCCCTTCCCCATGTCGTGGTACTTCACAAACCACAACTATCAATTTCATCATTACTCAAATTGTTCCTTCTACCTTTTGTTTGCCACAAGCCAATACAACAGTACAGGTAAATACTCCCAAACCAAATAGTACAACAACCAATTCCAGTGCTCTTACGACACCCACGCTTCAGAGTACAATCTTGAGTACATTGATACCCGTTTCTTCGAAATCTATACCACAAAGTACAACCATAAGCCAAAATAATGATtctaacacaccaacacaaaatGCTACCAGTTCGTCTACAACAATAGCTGTGCCAACAACAAGTCCATCATCATCAACAGTTCAACCCACATCTACTATGACCTCTTCTACTACCAGTGATTCAAACACTGACTCAA ATGTCGTTGGTCTGAGAGCATTTATTTCTGCTTCGTCTCCACTGTCTGATGACTCCATCAGGATTATTGTTGAGCAGCAG CTTAAAGAAGAACTGGTTAGACGAGGGCTTCCAGCAAACATCACTTTTCTACTCATTAGTAGTGTGAAAGTTACAACAAGAGTGAACAGTGGTGgttga